Proteins encoded by one window of Mustela erminea isolate mMusErm1 chromosome 5, mMusErm1.Pri, whole genome shotgun sequence:
- the LOC116589865 gene encoding translation initiation factor IF-2-like isoform X1: MEAEPGRRWACPRRWACPRRWACPRRWACPSRRRGGAAAGLRAGAPGCAPGGGGGRVGCCARDCPEESDPGATRGQVLRRLIPGRPRLRRRRVRGRRFRPVPQPARPSISDTEARPRRGPGAGETTSAPGETPRRGSGRPGRQRPREQRPGRPYRGTQVPGAEGRPGRRWTGATPLWCRGQRPRSMLRSRTLEGRYRVQEALTQRSYRGGVGAGKPRPRRSRGTSMGAPGTGVVCHWPGEAQGQVKGRKPRYSRRQSPQPGRPRGRCRRSRPWGGPAAGCTDVQTQERPRGGKGRPSLRGGPSAGAGEAQAEGRPRGAPGAGEAQVPSCTPDWGCCQNSRAPVRVTFAGAAQDPHLLPRPPKSYLSVLPVAPGLRLRCECG, from the exons ATGGAGGCGGAGCCCGGGAGGCGGTGGGCGTGCCCGAGGCGGTGGGCGTGCCC GAGGCGGTGGGCGTGCCCGAGGCGGTGGGCGTGCCCGAGCcgcaggcggggcggggcggccgcgGGGCTCCGGGCTGGGGCTCCGGGCTGCgcgccggggggcgggggcggccgcgTGGGCTGCTGCGCGCGGGACTGTCCTGAGGAGAGTGATCCAGGGGCGACCCGGGGGCAGGTGCTGAGGAGACTCATTCCGGGGCGGCCCAGGCTCCGGCGCCGGCGAGTCCGAGGCAGGAGGTTCCGGCCAGTCCCCCAGCCCGCGCGGCCCAGCATAAGCGACACCGAGGCCCGGCCCAGGAGAGGCCCGGGCGCAGGTGAGACGACGTCCGCACCCGGGGAGACCCCgcggaggggcagcgggagaccCGGGAGGCAGCGGCCGCGGGAGCAGAGGCCCGGGCGCCCGTACCGTGGAACGCAGGTGCCGGGAGCTGAGGGCCGCCCGGGGCGACGGTGGACCGGGGCGACCCCGCTGTGGTGCCGAGGGCAGCGTCCCCGGTCCATGCTCCGGTCCAGGACCTTGGAGGGCAGATACAGGGTACAGGAGGCCTTGACCCAGCGCAGTTACAGGGGAGGGGTCGGCGCAGGCAAGCCCAGGCCCAGGCGAAGCCGAGGGACGTCCATGGGGGCCCCAGGTACAGGCGTTGTTTGTCACTGGCCAGGGGAGGCCCAAGGACAGGTGAAGGGGAGGAAGCCCAGGTACAGTCGGAGGCAAAGTCCACAGCCAGGGAGGCCCAGGGGCAGGTGCCGCAGATCCAGACCCTGGGGAGGCCCCGCTGCAGGTTGCACGGACGTGCAGACCCAGGAGAGGCCCAGGGGAGGTAAGGGGAGGCCCAG TCTCAGGGGAGGTCCGAGTGCAGGTGCAGGGGAggcccaggcagaggggaggcccAGGGGAGCCCCAGGAGCAGGTGAGGCCCAGGTGCCCTCCTGCACACCTGACTGGGGTTGCTGCCAGAACTCCAGAGCCCCCGTGAGGGTGACGTTTGCTGGGGCTGCTCAGGACCCTCACCTTCTCCCGAGGCCCCCGAAGTCTTACCTCTCTGTCCTTCCAGTGGCCCCTGGGCTTAGACTACGTTGTGAATGTGGGTGA
- the LOC116589865 gene encoding translation initiation factor IF-2-like isoform X6, producing MEAEPGRRWACPRRWACPRRWACPRRWACPSRRRGGAAAGLRAGAPGCAPGGGGGRVGCCARDCPEESDPGATRGQVLRRLIPGRPRLRRRRVRGRRFRPVPQPARPSISDTEARPRRGPGAGETTSAPGETPRRGSGRPGRQRPREQRPGRPYRGTQVPGAEGRPGRRWTGATPLWCRGQRPRSMLRSRTLEGRYRVQEALTQRSYRGGVGAGKPRPRRSRGTSMGAPGTGVVCHWPGEAQGQVKGRKPRYSRRQSPQPGRPRGRCRRSRPWGGPAAGCTDVQTQERPRGGKGRPRPRGDEVQG from the exons ATGGAGGCGGAGCCCGGGAGGCGGTGGGCGTGCCCGAGGCGGTGGGCGTGCCC GAGGCGGTGGGCGTGCCCGAGGCGGTGGGCGTGCCCGAGCcgcaggcggggcggggcggccgcgGGGCTCCGGGCTGGGGCTCCGGGCTGCgcgccggggggcgggggcggccgcgTGGGCTGCTGCGCGCGGGACTGTCCTGAGGAGAGTGATCCAGGGGCGACCCGGGGGCAGGTGCTGAGGAGACTCATTCCGGGGCGGCCCAGGCTCCGGCGCCGGCGAGTCCGAGGCAGGAGGTTCCGGCCAGTCCCCCAGCCCGCGCGGCCCAGCATAAGCGACACCGAGGCCCGGCCCAGGAGAGGCCCGGGCGCAGGTGAGACGACGTCCGCACCCGGGGAGACCCCgcggaggggcagcgggagaccCGGGAGGCAGCGGCCGCGGGAGCAGAGGCCCGGGCGCCCGTACCGTGGAACGCAGGTGCCGGGAGCTGAGGGCCGCCCGGGGCGACGGTGGACCGGGGCGACCCCGCTGTGGTGCCGAGGGCAGCGTCCCCGGTCCATGCTCCGGTCCAGGACCTTGGAGGGCAGATACAGGGTACAGGAGGCCTTGACCCAGCGCAGTTACAGGGGAGGGGTCGGCGCAGGCAAGCCCAGGCCCAGGCGAAGCCGAGGGACGTCCATGGGGGCCCCAGGTACAGGCGTTGTTTGTCACTGGCCAGGGGAGGCCCAAGGACAGGTGAAGGGGAGGAAGCCCAGGTACAGTCGGAGGCAAAGTCCACAGCCAGGGAGGCCCAGGGGCAGGTGCCGCAGATCCAGACCCTGGGGAGGCCCCGCTGCAGGTTGCACGGACGTGCAGACCCAGGAGAGGCCCAGGGGAGGTAAGGGGAGGCCCAG GCCCAGGGGAGATGAGGTCCAGGGATAG
- the LOC116589865 gene encoding translation initiation factor IF-2-like isoform X5: MEAEPGRRWACPRRWACPRRWACPRRWACPSRRRGGAAAGLRAGAPGCAPGGGGGRVGCCARDCPEESDPGATRGQVLRRLIPGRPRLRRRRVRGRRFRPVPQPARPSISDTEARPRRGPGAGETTSAPGETPRRGSGRPGRQRPREQRPGRPYRGTQVPGAEGRPGRRWTGATPLWCRGQRPRSMLRSRTLEGRYRVQEALTQRSYRGGVGAGKPRPRRSRGTSMGAPGTGVVCHWPGEAQGQVKGRKPRYSRRQSPQPGRPRGRCRRSRPWGGPAAGCTDVQTQERPRGGKGRPREVPGTDEGEVQAQKRARGVPGTGEGKV, from the exons ATGGAGGCGGAGCCCGGGAGGCGGTGGGCGTGCCCGAGGCGGTGGGCGTGCCC GAGGCGGTGGGCGTGCCCGAGGCGGTGGGCGTGCCCGAGCcgcaggcggggcggggcggccgcgGGGCTCCGGGCTGGGGCTCCGGGCTGCgcgccggggggcgggggcggccgcgTGGGCTGCTGCGCGCGGGACTGTCCTGAGGAGAGTGATCCAGGGGCGACCCGGGGGCAGGTGCTGAGGAGACTCATTCCGGGGCGGCCCAGGCTCCGGCGCCGGCGAGTCCGAGGCAGGAGGTTCCGGCCAGTCCCCCAGCCCGCGCGGCCCAGCATAAGCGACACCGAGGCCCGGCCCAGGAGAGGCCCGGGCGCAGGTGAGACGACGTCCGCACCCGGGGAGACCCCgcggaggggcagcgggagaccCGGGAGGCAGCGGCCGCGGGAGCAGAGGCCCGGGCGCCCGTACCGTGGAACGCAGGTGCCGGGAGCTGAGGGCCGCCCGGGGCGACGGTGGACCGGGGCGACCCCGCTGTGGTGCCGAGGGCAGCGTCCCCGGTCCATGCTCCGGTCCAGGACCTTGGAGGGCAGATACAGGGTACAGGAGGCCTTGACCCAGCGCAGTTACAGGGGAGGGGTCGGCGCAGGCAAGCCCAGGCCCAGGCGAAGCCGAGGGACGTCCATGGGGGCCCCAGGTACAGGCGTTGTTTGTCACTGGCCAGGGGAGGCCCAAGGACAGGTGAAGGGGAGGAAGCCCAGGTACAGTCGGAGGCAAAGTCCACAGCCAGGGAGGCCCAGGGGCAGGTGCCGCAGATCCAGACCCTGGGGAGGCCCCGCTGCAGGTTGCACGGACGTGCAGACCCAGGAGAGGCCCAGGGGAGGTAAGGGGAGGCCCAG AGAAGTCCCAG GTACGGATGAAGGGGAGGTCCAGGCCCAGAAGAGGGCCAGGGGAGTCCCAGGTACAGGTGAGGGGAAGGTCTAG
- the LOC116589865 gene encoding translation initiation factor IF-2-like isoform X4: MEAEPGRRWACPRRWACPRRWACPRRWACPSRRRGGAAAGLRAGAPGCAPGGGGGRVGCCARDCPEESDPGATRGQVLRRLIPGRPRLRRRRVRGRRFRPVPQPARPSISDTEARPRRGPGAGETTSAPGETPRRGSGRPGRQRPREQRPGRPYRGTQVPGAEGRPGRRWTGATPLWCRGQRPRSMLRSRTLEGRYRVQEALTQRSYRGGVGAGKPRPRRSRGTSMGAPGTGVVCHWPGEAQGQVKGRKPRYSRRQSPQPGRPRGRCRRSRPWGGPAAGCTDVQTQERPRGGKGRPREVPGTDEGEVQAQKRARGVPGTGEGKV, encoded by the exons ATGGAGGCGGAGCCCGGGAGGCGGTGGGCGTGCCCGAGGCGGTGGGCGTGCCC GAGGCGGTGGGCGTGCCCGAGGCGGTGGGCGTGCCCGAGCcgcaggcggggcggggcggccgcgGGGCTCCGGGCTGGGGCTCCGGGCTGCgcgccggggggcgggggcggccgcgTGGGCTGCTGCGCGCGGGACTGTCCTGAGGAGAGTGATCCAGGGGCGACCCGGGGGCAGGTGCTGAGGAGACTCATTCCGGGGCGGCCCAGGCTCCGGCGCCGGCGAGTCCGAGGCAGGAGGTTCCGGCCAGTCCCCCAGCCCGCGCGGCCCAGCATAAGCGACACCGAGGCCCGGCCCAGGAGAGGCCCGGGCGCAGGTGAGACGACGTCCGCACCCGGGGAGACCCCgcggaggggcagcgggagaccCGGGAGGCAGCGGCCGCGGGAGCAGAGGCCCGGGCGCCCGTACCGTGGAACGCAGGTGCCGGGAGCTGAGGGCCGCCCGGGGCGACGGTGGACCGGGGCGACCCCGCTGTGGTGCCGAGGGCAGCGTCCCCGGTCCATGCTCCGGTCCAGGACCTTGGAGGGCAGATACAGGGTACAGGAGGCCTTGACCCAGCGCAGTTACAGGGGAGGGGTCGGCGCAGGCAAGCCCAGGCCCAGGCGAAGCCGAGGGACGTCCATGGGGGCCCCAGGTACAGGCGTTGTTTGTCACTGGCCAGGGGAGGCCCAAGGACAGGTGAAGGGGAGGAAGCCCAGGTACAGTCGGAGGCAAAGTCCACAGCCAGGGAGGCCCAGGGGCAGGTGCCGCAGATCCAGACCCTGGGGAGGCCCCGCTGCAGGTTGCACGGACGTGCAGACCCAGGAGAGGCCCAGGGGAGGTAAGGGGAGGCCCAG AGAAGTCCCAGGTACAGATGAAGGGGAG GTCCAGGCCCAGAAGAGGGCCAGGGGAGTCCCAGGTACAGGTGAGGGGAAGGTCTAG
- the LOC116589865 gene encoding translation initiation factor IF-2-like isoform X3, whose translation MEAEPGRRWACPRRWACPRRWACPRRWACPSRRRGGAAAGLRAGAPGCAPGGGGGRVGCCARDCPEESDPGATRGQVLRRLIPGRPRLRRRRVRGRRFRPVPQPARPSISDTEARPRRGPGAGETTSAPGETPRRGSGRPGRQRPREQRPGRPYRGTQVPGAEGRPGRRWTGATPLWCRGQRPRSMLRSRTLEGRYRVQEALTQRSYRGGVGAGKPRPRRSRGTSMGAPGTGVVCHWPGEAQGQVKGRKPRYSRRQSPQPGRPRGRCRRSRPWGGPAAGCTDVQTQERPRGGKGRPRCRCGLVQDTKDQTQGGPRIGGGEVQTQGRPSCRSSSCPDSVEPQAQGKGSSRPWEGSGKPKKPIWVRPR comes from the exons ATGGAGGCGGAGCCCGGGAGGCGGTGGGCGTGCCCGAGGCGGTGGGCGTGCCC GAGGCGGTGGGCGTGCCCGAGGCGGTGGGCGTGCCCGAGCcgcaggcggggcggggcggccgcgGGGCTCCGGGCTGGGGCTCCGGGCTGCgcgccggggggcgggggcggccgcgTGGGCTGCTGCGCGCGGGACTGTCCTGAGGAGAGTGATCCAGGGGCGACCCGGGGGCAGGTGCTGAGGAGACTCATTCCGGGGCGGCCCAGGCTCCGGCGCCGGCGAGTCCGAGGCAGGAGGTTCCGGCCAGTCCCCCAGCCCGCGCGGCCCAGCATAAGCGACACCGAGGCCCGGCCCAGGAGAGGCCCGGGCGCAGGTGAGACGACGTCCGCACCCGGGGAGACCCCgcggaggggcagcgggagaccCGGGAGGCAGCGGCCGCGGGAGCAGAGGCCCGGGCGCCCGTACCGTGGAACGCAGGTGCCGGGAGCTGAGGGCCGCCCGGGGCGACGGTGGACCGGGGCGACCCCGCTGTGGTGCCGAGGGCAGCGTCCCCGGTCCATGCTCCGGTCCAGGACCTTGGAGGGCAGATACAGGGTACAGGAGGCCTTGACCCAGCGCAGTTACAGGGGAGGGGTCGGCGCAGGCAAGCCCAGGCCCAGGCGAAGCCGAGGGACGTCCATGGGGGCCCCAGGTACAGGCGTTGTTTGTCACTGGCCAGGGGAGGCCCAAGGACAGGTGAAGGGGAGGAAGCCCAGGTACAGTCGGAGGCAAAGTCCACAGCCAGGGAGGCCCAGGGGCAGGTGCCGCAGATCCAGACCCTGGGGAGGCCCCGCTGCAGGTTGCACGGACGTGCAGACCCAGGAGAGGCCCAGGGGAGGTAAGGGGAGGCCCAGGTGCAGATGTGGTCTGGTACAGGACACCAAGGACCAGACTCAGGGAGGCCCGCGTATAGGTGGAGGGGAGGTCCAGACCCAGGGGAGACCCAGCTGCAGGTCCAGCAGTTGTCCAGACTCCGTGGAACCCCAGGCGCAGGGGAAGGGGAGTTCCAGGCCCTGGGAAGGCTCAGGGAAACCCAAGAAGCCTATCTGGGTGAGGCCCAGATAG
- the LOC116589865 gene encoding translation initiation factor IF-2-like isoform X2: MEAEPGRRWACPRRWACPSRRRGGAAAGLRAGAPGCAPGGGGGRVGCCARDCPEESDPGATRGQVLRRLIPGRPRLRRRRVRGRRFRPVPQPARPSISDTEARPRRGPGAGETTSAPGETPRRGSGRPGRQRPREQRPGRPYRGTQVPGAEGRPGRRWTGATPLWCRGQRPRSMLRSRTLEGRYRVQEALTQRSYRGGVGAGKPRPRRSRGTSMGAPGTGVVCHWPGEAQGQVKGRKPRYSRRQSPQPGRPRGRCRRSRPWGGPAAGCTDVQTQERPRGGKGRPSLRGGPSAGAGEAQAEGRPRGAPGAGEAQVPSCTPDWGCCQNSRAPVRVTFAGAAQDPHLLPRPPKSYLSVLPVAPGLRLRCECG; encoded by the exons ATGGAGGCGGAGCCCGGGAGGCGGTGGGCGTGCCCGAGGCGGTGGGCGTGCCCGAGCcgcaggcggggcggggcggccgcgGGGCTCCGGGCTGGGGCTCCGGGCTGCgcgccggggggcgggggcggccgcgTGGGCTGCTGCGCGCGGGACTGTCCTGAGGAGAGTGATCCAGGGGCGACCCGGGGGCAGGTGCTGAGGAGACTCATTCCGGGGCGGCCCAGGCTCCGGCGCCGGCGAGTCCGAGGCAGGAGGTTCCGGCCAGTCCCCCAGCCCGCGCGGCCCAGCATAAGCGACACCGAGGCCCGGCCCAGGAGAGGCCCGGGCGCAGGTGAGACGACGTCCGCACCCGGGGAGACCCCgcggaggggcagcgggagaccCGGGAGGCAGCGGCCGCGGGAGCAGAGGCCCGGGCGCCCGTACCGTGGAACGCAGGTGCCGGGAGCTGAGGGCCGCCCGGGGCGACGGTGGACCGGGGCGACCCCGCTGTGGTGCCGAGGGCAGCGTCCCCGGTCCATGCTCCGGTCCAGGACCTTGGAGGGCAGATACAGGGTACAGGAGGCCTTGACCCAGCGCAGTTACAGGGGAGGGGTCGGCGCAGGCAAGCCCAGGCCCAGGCGAAGCCGAGGGACGTCCATGGGGGCCCCAGGTACAGGCGTTGTTTGTCACTGGCCAGGGGAGGCCCAAGGACAGGTGAAGGGGAGGAAGCCCAGGTACAGTCGGAGGCAAAGTCCACAGCCAGGGAGGCCCAGGGGCAGGTGCCGCAGATCCAGACCCTGGGGAGGCCCCGCTGCAGGTTGCACGGACGTGCAGACCCAGGAGAGGCCCAGGGGAGGTAAGGGGAGGCCCAG TCTCAGGGGAGGTCCGAGTGCAGGTGCAGGGGAggcccaggcagaggggaggcccAGGGGAGCCCCAGGAGCAGGTGAGGCCCAGGTGCCCTCCTGCACACCTGACTGGGGTTGCTGCCAGAACTCCAGAGCCCCCGTGAGGGTGACGTTTGCTGGGGCTGCTCAGGACCCTCACCTTCTCCCGAGGCCCCCGAAGTCTTACCTCTCTGTCCTTCCAGTGGCCCCTGGGCTTAGACTACGTTGTGAATGTGGGTGA